A single genomic interval of Rhodobacter sp. 24-YEA-8 harbors:
- a CDS encoding sugar ABC transporter ATP-binding protein → MAGDLKMETVVELQNATKSFGGIAAFRDMDFTLRKGEVHALLGENGAGKSTLTKVIAGVYRLSQGRMLLDGREVSFASPAEALKNGVVMVFQETNLVPAMTVAQNIYLGDEKMFNRLRGLYIEARQFLVGMGFQVDPTAQVSTLGAAQKQMVEIARAVHHNARVIIFDEPTATLTPEEKRHFFMLIERLKAKGVAIVFITHALEEALEVSDRITILRDGQLAATGAAHDFTRESIVQAMVGRTLSESLHGSVKRKPRPYGEKVLSVENLSCGAMVRNSSFSVFGGQVTGIFGLVGAGRSEMAKVVAGVLKRDFMHGGEVRLNGKPVRYRVPRPAMRDGIVYVTEDRKHDGFFETMTAGQNLLLGELSKQSNPLSVVSPRRALELAKEWGERLRLKQISDRARMIELSGGNQQKVVIAKSLIQEPKLIIFDEPTRGVDVGAIVEIHQLIHDLADQGLAVVVISSYLPEIMAVSDRILVAKRGKIVEEMMALDADEEKIMFAAVH, encoded by the coding sequence ATGGCGGGGGATCTGAAGATGGAAACCGTGGTTGAACTGCAAAATGCCACCAAAAGCTTCGGCGGCATTGCGGCGTTTCGCGACATGGATTTCACTTTGCGCAAGGGCGAGGTCCATGCGCTTCTGGGGGAAAACGGCGCCGGGAAATCGACGCTGACCAAGGTGATTGCCGGTGTCTACCGGCTGAGCCAGGGCCGCATGCTGCTGGACGGGCGCGAGGTCAGCTTTGCCTCGCCCGCTGAAGCGCTGAAAAACGGCGTCGTCATGGTGTTCCAGGAGACCAATCTGGTTCCCGCCATGACCGTCGCACAGAACATCTATCTGGGCGACGAAAAGATGTTCAACCGCCTGCGCGGTCTCTATATCGAGGCGCGGCAATTCCTTGTCGGCATGGGGTTTCAGGTTGATCCGACCGCCCAGGTCTCGACGCTGGGGGCGGCGCAAAAGCAGATGGTCGAGATCGCCCGCGCGGTGCATCACAATGCCCGTGTCATCATCTTTGATGAGCCGACCGCGACGCTGACACCCGAGGAAAAGCGCCATTTCTTCATGCTGATCGAGCGGCTGAAGGCAAAGGGTGTGGCCATTGTTTTCATCACCCATGCGCTGGAAGAGGCGCTGGAGGTCTCGGACCGCATCACGATCCTGCGCGACGGCCAGCTGGCTGCGACCGGCGCGGCACACGACTTCACCCGCGAAAGCATCGTCCAGGCGATGGTCGGGCGGACCCTGTCGGAAAGCCTGCATGGCAGCGTGAAACGCAAGCCCCGGCCTTATGGCGAAAAGGTTCTCAGCGTCGAGAACCTGTCCTGCGGCGCCATGGTCCGGAACTCGTCCTTCTCGGTCTTTGGTGGCCAGGTGACGGGGATTTTCGGCCTTGTCGGCGCGGGCCGGTCAGAGATGGCCAAGGTCGTTGCGGGCGTCCTGAAACGCGATTTCATGCATGGCGGCGAGGTGCGGCTGAACGGCAAACCGGTGCGCTACCGCGTGCCACGTCCGGCGATGCGCGATGGCATCGTCTACGTCACCGAAGACCGCAAACATGACGGGTTTTTCGAAACCATGACGGCGGGGCAGAACCTCCTGCTGGGGGAATTGTCGAAACAATCGAACCCGCTTTCCGTTGTCTCGCCGCGCCGTGCGCTGGAGCTGGCAAAGGAATGGGGCGAGCGGCTCCGGCTGAAGCAGATCTCGGACCGGGCGCGGATGATCGAACTGTCTGGCGGCAATCAGCAAAAAGTGGTGATCGCGAAATCGCTGATCCAGGAGCCGAAGCTGATCATTTTCGATGAGCCGACCCGCGGCGTCGATGTCGGCGCGATTGTCGAGATCCATCAACTGATCCATGATCTTGCCGATCAGGGGCTCGCGGTGGTGGTGATATCGTCCTATCTTCCTGAAATCATGGCGGTTTCCGACCGTATCCTGGTGGCCAAACGCGGCAAGATCGTCGAAGAGATGATGGCCCTTGACGCGGATGAAGAAAAGATCATGTTCGCGGCCGTTCACTGA
- a CDS encoding LysR family transcriptional regulator, with protein MAASNINLKLLQTFLLAAEHGSFRRAAEESNRSPSAVSMQIRDLEAQVGMSLFIRTPQRANLTSEGRVLYEQVSHAMAEVQAGLARLSEVAAQRRGHVRIACAPTLASTRLGRILATFKLRYPRSLVDLKETPPNGALALLQEQEVELYIGPEVPGLSDFQFEPILEDHLVACIPADFDEGAQRFMLSEVARFPLILLDRQTAIRAQIDRLAADQDISLNLQYEVQNAYTAIALASAGLGVALVPEIAVPMMPTAEFRVVRISDPGSTRAVGILTAKGYVQHSYSEQLIELIRTELGRI; from the coding sequence ATGGCTGCAAGCAATATCAATCTTAAATTGCTGCAGACCTTTCTGTTGGCGGCAGAGCATGGCAGTTTCCGCCGCGCGGCCGAAGAAAGCAACCGCTCGCCCTCGGCCGTGTCGATGCAGATCCGCGATCTCGAGGCGCAGGTGGGGATGAGCCTTTTCATCCGTACGCCGCAACGCGCCAATCTGACCTCGGAAGGGCGGGTGCTTTATGAACAGGTCAGCCATGCGATGGCCGAGGTGCAGGCCGGCCTGGCGCGCCTGTCTGAGGTCGCGGCGCAGCGGCGTGGCCATGTGCGGATAGCCTGTGCGCCCACCCTCGCCTCGACCCGGCTCGGGCGTATCCTTGCGACCTTCAAGCTGCGTTATCCGCGCAGCCTGGTGGATCTGAAGGAAACGCCGCCCAATGGCGCGCTTGCGCTTTTACAGGAGCAGGAGGTCGAGCTTTATATCGGGCCGGAAGTGCCCGGGCTCAGCGATTTCCAGTTCGAGCCGATCCTCGAAGACCATCTCGTCGCCTGTATCCCCGCCGATTTCGACGAGGGCGCGCAGCGTTTCATGCTGTCAGAGGTGGCGCGTTTCCCGCTGATCCTGCTGGACCGCCAGACCGCGATCCGGGCACAGATCGACCGGCTGGCTGCAGATCAGGACATCTCGCTGAACCTGCAATATGAGGTTCAGAACGCCTATACTGCGATTGCGCTGGCTTCGGCCGGGCTTGGTGTGGCGCTGGTGCCGGAAATTGCGGTGCCGATGATGCCGACGGCCGAATTCCGGGTGGTGCGGATCTCGGATCCGGGCTCGACCCGCGCGGTCGGGATCCTGACCGCGAAGGGCTATGTCCAGCACAGCTATTCCGAACAGCTGATCGAACTGATCCGCACCGAACTGGGCCGCATCTAG